The following coding sequences are from one Ornithodoros turicata isolate Travis chromosome 1, ASM3712646v1, whole genome shotgun sequence window:
- the LOC135380897 gene encoding uncharacterized protein LOC135380897: MAEATRVEFNEKLISLVEERPSLWDMRHKLYKNVHVKTKDWRTVAELLDATEKQVQARWRNLRDSYARIVRDAKGKSDDPAKEVVSTNPFRRARAPSHTEKKRRRDADALIEEIDGQLAQKVDEMDHFLLSLRKHYVKIPEYLQGPCEMHLLEVLLKYKAGIVPTTLSPVAAPLPPHDM, encoded by the exons ATGGCCGAAGCAACGCGCGTCGAATTCAACGAGAAGTTGATATCGTTGGTGGAGGAGCGTCCCTCGCTCTGGGACATGCGACACAAACTGTACAAGAACGTCCACGTGAAAACCAAGGATTGGCGAACAGTGGCCGAATTATTGGACGCAACCG AAAAGCAAGTACAAGCGCGATGGCGCAACCTGCGCGATTCTTACGCCCGCATTGTAAGGGATGCTAAAGGCAAAAGTGACGACCCGGCGAAGGAGGTGGTCA GCACTAACCCCTTTCGGAGAGCACGGGCTCCATCACACACAGAGAAAAAACGAAGAAGAGATGCTGATGCTCTCATTGAAGAAATTGATGGGCAGCTGGCCCAGAAAGTAGACGAGATGGACCACTTCTTACTGTCACTTCGTAAGCACTACGTGAAGATACCAGAGTATCTCCAAGGGCCATGCGAGATGCACTTATTGGAAGTCTTATTAAAGTACAAGGCTGGCATTGTGCCAACAACACTGTCGCCTGTAGCAGCGCCCCTGCCCCCACATGAcatgtaa
- the LOC135380913 gene encoding uncharacterized protein LOC135380913, translating to MKKPDVSDWHRIAEGFQRNWQFPNCLGAVDGKHVRIRAPPNSGSMYHNYKDTFSIVLLAVADADYKCVVVDVGAYGKQSDGGILKHSQFGQMLDAGTLPIPGPQQLPGTTCTAPCVFLGDEAFQLRPNFLRPFPGEGLDRDKRIFNFRSSRAR from the exons ATGAAG AAACCAGACGTGTCAGATTGGCACAGAATAGCTGAAGGCTTCCAGAGGAACTGGCAGTTCCCCAATTGCTTGGGGGCGGTGGACGGGAAGCATGTCAGGATCCGTGCACCACCAAATTCTGGCAGCATGTACCATAACTACAAG GACACCTTCTCCATCGTTCTGCTAGCCGTAGCAGACGCAGACTACAAGTGTGTTGTAGTTGATGTTGGCGCATATGGAAAGCAGAGCGATGGTGGTATCTTGAAGCACTCGCAGTTTGGGCAAATGCTAGATGCTGGCACACTGCCAATACCTGGACCTCAGCAGCTGCCTGGCACTACCTGCACTGCGCCCTGTGTCTTCTTGGGAGACGAAGCCTTCCAACTGCGGCCAAACTTCCTGAGACCCTTCCCTGGTGAAGGGCTAGACCGGGACAAGAGGATTTTCAACTTCAGGTCGAGCAGAGCCAGGTAG